The following DNA comes from Winogradskyella sp. PG-2.
ATCTCAAGGTGCATTACTACTTTGTGGTAACCATAATTATAAAACGACTAGCTTTGATTTAATTGTTGCGCCGATTATTCTCAGAGAAGGGAGTTGGGTTGGTGCTAAAGCCTCCGTGGCGCCAGGTGTAAGGTTACACTCTCATGCTGTTTTAACCATGGGTTCAGTTGCAACAAAAGATTTAGAGGCTTATGGTATTTATAGCGGCAATCCGGCCAAAAAAATAAAAATGCGAACCTTTACCTCATATTAATCCTAATGAAAGTTTCAATTATTACAGCAACTTATAATAGTGAAGAGACCATAAAGGATTGTATGAATTCGGTTCTTAATCAAACCCATGATGATATTGAGTACATTATCATGGACGGTGGATCCGAAGATAATACTGTCGCTATTATAGAAAAAGCAGCAAAAACAAATCCATCTATTTTTTTTAAATCTGAACCAGATAAAGGAATCTACGACGCACTTAATAAAGGAATCGCGTGGGCACAAGGCGAAGTGATTGGATTTGTGCATTCCGATGATTTTCTCGCCAATAATGATATTATAAAAGATATTGTTGAAACGTTTAACAAAGAAAATTCAAACGGTGTTTATGGAAATTTACACTATGTGGCTTTTTATAATACTGATAAAATCATAAGAAATTGGGTAAGTAAGCCCTACAATAAAAAATTGTTAAAGAAGGGCTGGATGCCAGCACATCCCACTTTATTCCTCAAAAAAGAAATATACGATACTTATGGTTTATTTAATATGAGCTATAAAATTGCAGCTGATTACGATTTTATACTCCGTGTTTTTCAGCAAAAGGATTTAAAATTTTCGTATATAGATAAAACTATTATTAAAATGCGTGTTGGTGGCGCTAGTAATGGTAGTTTTAAAAATATTGTCCAAAAAACTAAAGAAGATTTAAAAGCTATAAAGGAAAATAACGTTGGAGGTTTTGGTACAATTATATTAAAAAACATTACTAAGATTAAACAATTTATACCGAAGAACTGATGTCTTAATTATCTTAGCGATTATATAGCAATGTTTTGTTTTTATTTTAGATATTTGCGTTGAACTTGTTATGGTGGTAATATGATAAGAGAATTACTCGAAAACTTTAACCCTCAAGATTATGTAGGGATACTCGTATTAATTACTGTCTTTATAGCAATGATTGTCTCTATAGCCAGCTATCCAGCAATAATCAATGTAGCTACGGCTAAAAATTTAATGGATGACTCTGATTCTAGGAGTAGCCACTCAGGAAAAGTCCCTAATTTAGGCGGTATAGGTATGTACATCGGTATTGTTATTGCAATAACAATAATTGGAGCATTATTAGATACTAAGAGTCTATTACTAATACTTGGATGTATTACATTGCTATTCTTTTTAGGTTTAAAAGACGACATTCTTATACTTTCTCCTCGTAAAAAATTCACAGGTCAGCTTTTTACAGCATTGTTATTAATCATTTTTACTGATACGCGTATCTTAGGCTTATCAGGGATCTTAGATATAACTATAATGCCATATTGGATTTCTGTAATTTTCACTTTATTTGTGTATTTACTAATAATCAACGCATATAATCTTATAGATGGCATTGATGGTTTGGCAGCAATGTTAGCTTTAATGGCTAGTACTGCTTTTGGTTATCTTTTTTATAAAGATGGAGATATTAGCATGGTGGTTTTGGCAGCAGCAGTTATTGGTGTAATTATTCCCTTCTTATTTCTCAATTTCTCTAAGCAAAATAAGATGTTTATGGGTGATACTGGGTCAATGATTTTAGGGTTTATAATAGCCGTCTTTGCTGTACGATTTATTGATAATTCTGAAGGTGTAATTTCTAGTACATATCGTAAATCTTCCCCAATAATAGCATTATCAATATTATTTTTTCCATTGTTAGATACGCTTCGTATTTTTTTTATCAGGTTAGTCGTTCATAAGACTAGTCCATTCGCAGCCGATAAAAATCATTTACATCATCGTTTTTTAAGTTTAGGCTTTTCCCATATTAAGACGACCATAACTGTAGTTGGGTTAAATATTGTTCTTATATTATTGGCTTTGTATTGTAAAAATATGGAAATACATATGCAATTAATGATTTTACTCATTAGTGGAACATTAATTTATTCACTCTATTTTATCTACAATTGGATCAAAGAATTGCAGAAAGAATAATCTTGTCAGATAAATAAATTATAGCCAAGTAGACTATTGCTTTGTCAGTAGTTTATTTGCTCTTATATTTGCGGCGATACTAAATCTTTTAACATGATTAAAAAATTTATATATTTTTTTTATATAGTTATGGTTTTTTCTTGCGCGAGCAAAAAAGAAATTTTGTATTTACAAGATATAG
Coding sequences within:
- a CDS encoding glycosyltransferase family 2 protein codes for the protein MKVSIITATYNSEETIKDCMNSVLNQTHDDIEYIIMDGGSEDNTVAIIEKAAKTNPSIFFKSEPDKGIYDALNKGIAWAQGEVIGFVHSDDFLANNDIIKDIVETFNKENSNGVYGNLHYVAFYNTDKIIRNWVSKPYNKKLLKKGWMPAHPTLFLKKEIYDTYGLFNMSYKIAADYDFILRVFQQKDLKFSYIDKTIIKMRVGGASNGSFKNIVQKTKEDLKAIKENNVGGFGTIILKNITKIKQFIPKN
- a CDS encoding MraY family glycosyltransferase, which codes for MIRELLENFNPQDYVGILVLITVFIAMIVSIASYPAIINVATAKNLMDDSDSRSSHSGKVPNLGGIGMYIGIVIAITIIGALLDTKSLLLILGCITLLFFLGLKDDILILSPRKKFTGQLFTALLLIIFTDTRILGLSGILDITIMPYWISVIFTLFVYLLIINAYNLIDGIDGLAAMLALMASTAFGYLFYKDGDISMVVLAAAVIGVIIPFLFLNFSKQNKMFMGDTGSMILGFIIAVFAVRFIDNSEGVISSTYRKSSPIIALSILFFPLLDTLRIFFIRLVVHKTSPFAADKNHLHHRFLSLGFSHIKTTITVVGLNIVLILLALYCKNMEIHMQLMILLISGTLIYSLYFIYNWIKELQKE